The genome window TCGCGTTCGGCGCGCAGGCGCAACAGATTCTCATCAAACGCGGCCAGTTCGCGGGCGTGAATGATGGTGACAATAATAAAGGCACTGAACAGCAACAGGGCAATGAACAGCGCCACCAGGTCGTACATAGTGAAAGTGCCCAGCAAACTGGAGAAAGTGGGATTGCCCACATAAAAGACGAAAATGTTCGAAAGAATCATGATCAGGCGCACTTCGGTGGGACCCAGGCGCAGGAAAGAAATCTGGAAAATGCCTTTGACCTGACTGTAGAGGAACACCTGAATGGACATCATCAGGTAGGTAATCAGCGCCAGCATGGCAAATTCCACGCGCACATAGGGCGAAAGCCCCAACCCCATGAACACCAGGGCTTCAGAAACCGCATCCACCGCGTGGTCAATGTAATACCCGTAGTTGGAACGCTCAATTTTACGGTAGCGCGCCAGTGTACCGTCCAGGCTGTCGCCAAACCAGTTCAGGAATACCCCCAGGTTTGCCAGCCAGAGGAAAGACGGGCTGAAGTTGGTGAGAATCAGGCTGATGGAAATCAGCAGTGAAGCAAAAATGCCCAATGCAGTGAGGTGATCGGGATTCACCCATGCGGGCATGCGCGCCGCCAGCCACTCCAGGGCTTTCTTCTCCAGCGGGCGCAAAATGGTTTCATTGACGCGCACATGATTTTTGATTTGATTTTCCATAGTGTTTTCCCTTCGTTGTGACTTATGGGACTCGCTCCATCCAGTCGGGCCAGACCGGAAAGGTCATATTCCATTGTACTGGATACTGGCGGATATTATCCATCACCACCTCCAGCACCCTCTCGGCGTTGACGAGAATCTCTTCCTGCGGGTTGGGCAGGCGATGAAGGCGGTATTCGGTCGCCCAGAGAGAAATTTGCTTATCCTCTTTCAGAGCCGCGCCTACCACGTAAATCGGCAAATCTAGTTTCAAGGCTACGCGCACATGGGCTACCGGCAGAGCGGCAGGAAGTCCAAAAAAGCGCGGGCGAAAGGCGCTGTCGGCATACGGGCGATCTACCCCAAAAACCACCGCCTCCCCTTCGCGCAGACGGGCAAGCGCGGTGCGTACCGCTTCCAGCGATCCGGGGATGACCTCAATGCCCACCTGGCGGCGCAGTTGATTCTGTACCTGATAACCCTCCATCAGGCGGTTGGGTGCGATGGCAGTGAGCCGCCCGAACAGCGGCGCCGAAACCCAGCCCAGCAGATCGGGGTTGGTCATGTGCGGGAGCGCCAGAATGACCCCATGTTCGCGCCGACGGGCTTTCTCTGCCACCTGGCGAAAACTTTCCTCTACCCTCACGACCTTTTTCAGCACCTGAGGATGGTCTTTCCAGTGGGCAAAGTCGTACACCGCGCGGGCGGCACTGCGCAAAGTCTCGCGCACCAGGCGATCCAGTTGGCGGGAATCCACCTGGCGGTCGTGGACAATCCACTGATTCAGGCGCACCGCGCGCACCAGCGCCAGATGCGGCATGCGGCTCATCAGTCCCGAAAGCAAATCTGCCAGGGCATAACCCACGACCGGCGGCAATGTCCTGCCCAAACCCATCGCCGCCTGATACGCGGCACGGCTGTTGATGATGTGATAAATGCGGTTCACGTTATCGTTCGATTTCCTGAATGGCTTCTTCAGCAGTGAGTCCACCATACACCACTCGCATCACTCCGGGAAAATAGCGGTCCATAATCAGCAAATTGGGATAAACCAGGTTGCGCACCATTGTGGGAGTAAAATCAACGTCCTCAACGTCCAGACTGGTTTTGTAGCGCACTTCGCCGTCGCTCAAATCCAGTTCGAAATTTCCCACCACCATGCCGTAATTGGCACGGGTGATGAACTCCATCACCACATGGCGCTTTTCAGGGGGGACTTTGAGGGGGGACACGGAGTAAAACACGCATTGATGCTGTTGCTCGCGCGCTTGGGCAAAGCATTCATAGCGTCCATTTTGCCCCTGAAAAGCTGTGTTGAGAATAGTGGTATCTTCCAGACGCACATAATTCCAGTCATCGTTCTGGAAAAAATCTTCGAGGACTGACAAAATAGTTTTCATGAGATTGTTTTTACTCTAGAGAGGCGTTTTCTTCAAGAGTGCTGAGGCTCTCCGAGTAAGCCGCACCACCCAACCACGTCCAGAGGGTGAACGCATAAGCAAAAGCAAAAGAGGTCAACACGGGCAAGAAGAACAGGAAGAAAATCCATATCGGAAAAGTCAATGCCAGTGCCAATTGAATCCCATAAAAGAGCATGACACCCAGCAAAAAGGTGACGATGAAACCGCCTTTACTGGCTTTGAAAACACGCCACCAGCCTTTGAAGTCAAACAGCGCGGAGAAAGACTCCCGCAGTGCCATGTGAGCCAGCGCGGGTTGCAACAACGTACCGCCGATAAGATAAA of Anaerolinea thermophila UNI-1 contains these proteins:
- a CDS encoding CDP-alcohol phosphatidyltransferase family protein, translated to MENQIKNHVRVNETILRPLEKKALEWLAARMPAWVNPDHLTALGIFASLLISISLILTNFSPSFLWLANLGVFLNWFGDSLDGTLARYRKIERSNYGYYIDHAVDAVSEALVFMGLGLSPYVRVEFAMLALITYLMMSIQVFLYSQVKGIFQISFLRLGPTEVRLIMILSNIFVFYVGNPTFSSLLGTFTMYDLVALFIALLLFSAFIIVTIIHARELAAFDENLLRLRAEREARKAERAARKAERAANRRARRVKPQRFVLPVKFHLPGKG
- a CDS encoding lysophospholipid acyltransferase family protein — its product is MNRIYHIINSRAAYQAAMGLGRTLPPVVGYALADLLSGLMSRMPHLALVRAVRLNQWIVHDRQVDSRQLDRLVRETLRSAARAVYDFAHWKDHPQVLKKVVRVEESFRQVAEKARRREHGVILALPHMTNPDLLGWVSAPLFGRLTAIAPNRLMEGYQVQNQLRRQVGIEVIPGSLEAVRTALARLREGEAVVFGVDRPYADSAFRPRFFGLPAALPVAHVRVALKLDLPIYVVGAALKEDKQISLWATEYRLHRLPNPQEEILVNAERVLEVVMDNIRQYPVQWNMTFPVWPDWMERVP
- a CDS encoding YbjN domain-containing protein; the encoded protein is MKTILSVLEDFFQNDDWNYVRLEDTTILNTAFQGQNGRYECFAQAREQQHQCVFYSVSPLKVPPEKRHVVMEFITRANYGMVVGNFELDLSDGEVRYKTSLDVEDVDFTPTMVRNLVYPNLLIMDRYFPGVMRVVYGGLTAEEAIQEIER